Proteins found in one Siniperca chuatsi isolate FFG_IHB_CAS linkage group LG22, ASM2008510v1, whole genome shotgun sequence genomic segment:
- the cth1 gene encoding cysteine three histidine 1, which produces MFETSSDDLFLPSYQDEELVDNLLSSEESDGVGGGLSLAKALLPLVESSSPPLIPWVCSTRYKTELCTSYSATGFCKYAERCQFAHGLHELHVSFRHPKYKTELCRSYHTTGYCYYGSRCLFVHNPTEQRPALRRRRNVPCRTFRSFGVCPFGTRCNFLHVEGGDVGSGLESPDVGKEKTPPVPNPQLQPQMKEWKPRGALCRTFSSFGFCLYGTRCRFQHGLPSKIKTSDQTQGGSFYPQPFPGSSGLPSPTSPFTTTSPNSSTSSSPPSTSPLATPPAEATAHNAFTFSSQHLSDLLLPLALHLQQLESSKAQEIWDNRAL; this is translated from the exons ATGTTTGAG ACCAGTAGTGATGACTTGTTCCTGCCTTCCTACCAAGATGAGGAGTTAGTGGACAACCTGCTGTCCAGTGAGGAGTCAGATGGAGTTGGTGGTGGACTCTCCCTGGCTAAGGCCCTGCTCCCCCTGGTAGAGTCATCCTCCCCTCCACTCATCCCCTGGGTCTGCTCCACCCGCTACAAGACGGAGCTCTGCACCAGCTACTCGGCTACTGGTTTCTGCAAGTACGCCGAGCGCTGCCAGTTCGCCCACGGCCTCCATGAGCTCCACGTTTCCTTCCGCCACCCAAAGTACAAGACTGAGTTGTGTCGCAGCTACCATACAACCGGCTACTGTTACTACGGCAGCCGCTGCCTGTTCGTCCACAACCCCACTGAGCAGCGCCCCGCCTTGCGCCGCCGCAGGAATGTCCCCTGTCGCACCTTCCGCTCCTTTGGCGTTTGTCCCTTTGGGACCCGCTGTAACTTCTTGCACGTCGAGGGTGGAGATGTCGGCAGCGGTTTGGAGTCGCCCGACGTTGGCAAGGAGAAGACTCCGCCTGTTCCCAACCCACAGCTCCAGCCGCAGATGAAGGAGTGGAAGCCACGTGGAGCCCTGTGCCGCACCTTCAGCTCCTTTGGGTTCTGCTTGTACGGCACACGCTGTCGCTTCCAGCACGGCCTCCCCAGCAAGATCAAAACCTCCGACCAAACCCAAGGAGGGTCCTTCTATCCTCAGCCGTTCCCTGGCAGTTCAGGTTTACCTTCCCCCACCTCTCCTTTCACCACCACCTCACCAAACTCTTCAACCTCATCTTCTCCTCCATCAACCTCCCCTCTCGCCACCCCGCCTGCAGAGGCCACGGCCCACAACGCCTTCACCTTCTCCAGTCAGCACCTTAGTGACCTGCTGCTGCCGCTTGCcctccaccttcagcagctggaGAGCAGCAAGGCCCAGGAGATCTGGGACAACAGGGCACTCTAA
- the taf6l gene encoding TAF6-like RNA polymerase II p300/CBP-associated factor-associated factor 65 kDa subunit 6L isoform X2: MADREERRFAEVSRESVKLMAESSGVELGDDLAALLAEDVCYRLREATQSSSQFMRHAKRRKLTVEDFNRALRWSNVEAICGCGAQDALPFRSVKEGELFFIEDRDINLVELALATNIPKGCAETMVRVNVSYLDGKGNLEPQGTAVQSLSDDLLKYYQQITRAILGEDPQLMKVALLDLQSNSKIAALLPYFVYVISGVKSVSHDLEQLNRLLHMVKSLVQNPYLYLGSYVRSLVSSVMYCILEPLAASINPLNDHWTLRDYAALLLSHIFWTHGDLVSGLYHQILLSLQKVLSDPVRPLCSHYGAVVGLHALGWKAVERVLFPHLPAYWANLQAVLDDYSVSNAQVKADGHKVYGAILVAVERLLKMKALSLSQPPEGGSSGQPGSVAGAMGYMVSSPGLSPPPEPLSEAALGIASHLQAGGAGCPWEEWTPVPLPAMYCELYSFFGDSLAVRFSTGPGYGSYPPCTPSQLGDARKEPPGPASNPDTTRKMPQLTANLNISPRQDGSPRTDPPPPSLAATGSGRSLARSSSVQRSRSSASRSGQRSAGLSRDVFPKARFTSPQTGPPAFSFLIGGRQMGRRCQGRRPFQTTFAPTPPLSAIPPRAYAHKLPVIGRVGKPVRRWSCSHYSLHLPL; the protein is encoded by the exons ATGGCGGACCGGGAGGAGCGCCGCTTCGCCGAGGTTTCTCGGGAGTCTGTCAAACTCATGGCCGAGAGTTCAGGCGTGGAGCTCGGCGACGATTTGGCCGCTCTGCTGGCTGAGGACGTGTGTTACCGGCTCAGGGAGGCCACGCAG AGCAGCTCTCAGTTTATGAGACATGCCAAGAGGAGGAAGCTGACAGTGGAGGACTTCAACAGAGCTTTACGCTGGAGCAACGTGGAG GCTATATGTGGCTGCGGGGCCCAGGATGCTCTTCCTTTCCGTTCAGTAAAAGAAGGAGAGCTTTTCTTCATTGAGGATCGGGATATAAACCTGGTCGAGTTGGCTTTGGCCACCAACATTCCCAAGGGCTGTGCTGAGACCATGGTGCGAG TGAATGTGTCTTACCTGGACGGGAAAGGCAACCTGGAGCCTCAGGGGACAG CAGTGCAGTCTCTGTCAGACGACCTGTTGAAGTACTACCAGCAGATCACACGGGCCATCCTGGGAGAGGACCCCCAACTCATGAAG gtggcTCTGCTGGACCTTCAGTCCAACTCCAAGATCGCTGCCCTCCTGCCATACTTTGTTTATGTCATCAGTGGG GTGAAGTCAGTAAGCCATGATCTGGAGCAGCTCAACAGGCTTCTCCACATGGTGAAGAGCCTGGTCCAGAACCCCTACCTGTACCTGGGCTCATACGTGCGCAGCCTGGTCTCCAGCGTCATGTACTGCATCCTGGAGCCGCTGGCCGCCTCCATCAACCCACTCAATGACCACTGGACCCTCAGGGACTATGCAGCCCTGCTCCTCAGCCACATCTTCTG GACTCATGGCGATCTGGTGAGTGGTCTCTACCATCAGATCCTGCTGTCGCTCCAAAAGGTTCTGTCTGACCCAGTGAGACCACTCTGCTCCCACTATGGCGCCGTGGTGGGGCTTCATGCTTTGGGATGGAAG GCTGTTGAGAGAGTGCTCTTTCCACACCTTCCTGCCTACTGGGCCAACCTCCAGGCTGTGTTAGATGACTACTCTGTTTCCAATGCCCAGGTCAAAGCAGATGGACATAAAGTCTACGGAGCCATCCTG GTGGCAGTGGAGCGCCTGCTGAAGATGAAGGctctatctctgtctcagccGCCTGAGGGGGGCTCCAGCGGTCAGCCAGGCTCCGTGGCGGGTGCTATGGGTTACATGGTGAGCTCCCCTGGCCTCAGCCCCCCTCCAGAGCCTCTGTCAGAGGCTGCCCTGGGAATCGCCAGCCACCTTCAGGCAGGTGGGGCCGGCTGTCCCTGGGAAGAGTGGACCCCGGTCCCTCTCCCTGCCATGTACTGTGAGCTCTACTCCTTCTTTGGAGACAGCCTGGCTGTCAGGTTTAGTACAGGGCCTGGTTATGGCAGCTACCCTCCTTGTACCCCGTCCCAGCTCGGTGATGCCAGGAAGGAACCTCCTGGCCCTGCCTCCAACCCTGACACCACCCGAAAGATGCCACAGTTGACTGCCAACCTCAATATCAGCCCCAGGCAGGATGGGAGTCCTCGCACAGATCCGCCCCCACCCAGCCTGGCAGCTACCGGATCAGGAAG GTCCCTGGCTCGCTCCTCCTCTGTGCAGCGCTCCAGATCCTCCGCGTCACGTTCAGGCCAGCGCTCAGCAGGTCTGTCTCGTGACGTTTTCCCCAAAGCTCGCTTCACCTCTCCTCAGACAGGACCTCCGGCGTTCTCCTTCCTCATCGGCGGGCGGCAAATGGGTCGCCGTTGCCAAGGCCGCCGTCCCTTTCAGACCACTTTTGCCCCGactcctcctctttctgccaTCCCACCGCGTGCCTACGCCCACAAACTGCCTGTCATCGGCAGGGTGGGTAAACCTGTACGCCGCTGGTCGTGTTCCCATTACTCCCTTCATCTGCCTCTCTAG
- the taf6l gene encoding TAF6-like RNA polymerase II p300/CBP-associated factor-associated factor 65 kDa subunit 6L isoform X1, whose translation MADREERRFAEVSRESVKLMAESSGVELGDDLAALLAEDVCYRLREATQSSSQFMRHAKRRKLTVEDFNRALRWSNVEAICGCGAQDALPFRSVKEGELFFIEDRDINLVELALATNIPKGCAETMVRVNVSYLDGKGNLEPQGTVPTAVQSLSDDLLKYYQQITRAILGEDPQLMKVALLDLQSNSKIAALLPYFVYVISGVKSVSHDLEQLNRLLHMVKSLVQNPYLYLGSYVRSLVSSVMYCILEPLAASINPLNDHWTLRDYAALLLSHIFWTHGDLVSGLYHQILLSLQKVLSDPVRPLCSHYGAVVGLHALGWKAVERVLFPHLPAYWANLQAVLDDYSVSNAQVKADGHKVYGAILVAVERLLKMKALSLSQPPEGGSSGQPGSVAGAMGYMVSSPGLSPPPEPLSEAALGIASHLQAGGAGCPWEEWTPVPLPAMYCELYSFFGDSLAVRFSTGPGYGSYPPCTPSQLGDARKEPPGPASNPDTTRKMPQLTANLNISPRQDGSPRTDPPPPSLAATGSGRSLARSSSVQRSRSSASRSGQRSAGLSRDVFPKARFTSPQTGPPAFSFLIGGRQMGRRCQGRRPFQTTFAPTPPLSAIPPRAYAHKLPVIGRVGKPVRRWSCSHYSLHLPL comes from the exons ATGGCGGACCGGGAGGAGCGCCGCTTCGCCGAGGTTTCTCGGGAGTCTGTCAAACTCATGGCCGAGAGTTCAGGCGTGGAGCTCGGCGACGATTTGGCCGCTCTGCTGGCTGAGGACGTGTGTTACCGGCTCAGGGAGGCCACGCAG AGCAGCTCTCAGTTTATGAGACATGCCAAGAGGAGGAAGCTGACAGTGGAGGACTTCAACAGAGCTTTACGCTGGAGCAACGTGGAG GCTATATGTGGCTGCGGGGCCCAGGATGCTCTTCCTTTCCGTTCAGTAAAAGAAGGAGAGCTTTTCTTCATTGAGGATCGGGATATAAACCTGGTCGAGTTGGCTTTGGCCACCAACATTCCCAAGGGCTGTGCTGAGACCATGGTGCGAG TGAATGTGTCTTACCTGGACGGGAAAGGCAACCTGGAGCCTCAGGGGACAG TTCCCACAGCAGTGCAGTCTCTGTCAGACGACCTGTTGAAGTACTACCAGCAGATCACACGGGCCATCCTGGGAGAGGACCCCCAACTCATGAAG gtggcTCTGCTGGACCTTCAGTCCAACTCCAAGATCGCTGCCCTCCTGCCATACTTTGTTTATGTCATCAGTGGG GTGAAGTCAGTAAGCCATGATCTGGAGCAGCTCAACAGGCTTCTCCACATGGTGAAGAGCCTGGTCCAGAACCCCTACCTGTACCTGGGCTCATACGTGCGCAGCCTGGTCTCCAGCGTCATGTACTGCATCCTGGAGCCGCTGGCCGCCTCCATCAACCCACTCAATGACCACTGGACCCTCAGGGACTATGCAGCCCTGCTCCTCAGCCACATCTTCTG GACTCATGGCGATCTGGTGAGTGGTCTCTACCATCAGATCCTGCTGTCGCTCCAAAAGGTTCTGTCTGACCCAGTGAGACCACTCTGCTCCCACTATGGCGCCGTGGTGGGGCTTCATGCTTTGGGATGGAAG GCTGTTGAGAGAGTGCTCTTTCCACACCTTCCTGCCTACTGGGCCAACCTCCAGGCTGTGTTAGATGACTACTCTGTTTCCAATGCCCAGGTCAAAGCAGATGGACATAAAGTCTACGGAGCCATCCTG GTGGCAGTGGAGCGCCTGCTGAAGATGAAGGctctatctctgtctcagccGCCTGAGGGGGGCTCCAGCGGTCAGCCAGGCTCCGTGGCGGGTGCTATGGGTTACATGGTGAGCTCCCCTGGCCTCAGCCCCCCTCCAGAGCCTCTGTCAGAGGCTGCCCTGGGAATCGCCAGCCACCTTCAGGCAGGTGGGGCCGGCTGTCCCTGGGAAGAGTGGACCCCGGTCCCTCTCCCTGCCATGTACTGTGAGCTCTACTCCTTCTTTGGAGACAGCCTGGCTGTCAGGTTTAGTACAGGGCCTGGTTATGGCAGCTACCCTCCTTGTACCCCGTCCCAGCTCGGTGATGCCAGGAAGGAACCTCCTGGCCCTGCCTCCAACCCTGACACCACCCGAAAGATGCCACAGTTGACTGCCAACCTCAATATCAGCCCCAGGCAGGATGGGAGTCCTCGCACAGATCCGCCCCCACCCAGCCTGGCAGCTACCGGATCAGGAAG GTCCCTGGCTCGCTCCTCCTCTGTGCAGCGCTCCAGATCCTCCGCGTCACGTTCAGGCCAGCGCTCAGCAGGTCTGTCTCGTGACGTTTTCCCCAAAGCTCGCTTCACCTCTCCTCAGACAGGACCTCCGGCGTTCTCCTTCCTCATCGGCGGGCGGCAAATGGGTCGCCGTTGCCAAGGCCGCCGTCCCTTTCAGACCACTTTTGCCCCGactcctcctctttctgccaTCCCACCGCGTGCCTACGCCCACAAACTGCCTGTCATCGGCAGGGTGGGTAAACCTGTACGCCGCTGGTCGTGTTCCCATTACTCCCTTCATCTGCCTCTCTAG